CGCGATATCCTGCTCCACCGCCGGGAATCGAGAGATCCGCTGCATGCGTTTTCGACGTCCCGCGAACGGCAGCACGTCGTCGAGGACGATGTCGAACAGGTAGACATCCTGCTGAATGTCAAACCCCGCAGCGACATCCGGGTGCACCTGCGCCAGCACGCCGACGCGGTGACCGCCGACGCGCACCTCGGCACTGCGACCGGGCGCCATCGCGTACTCCGTCACGGGGACGTACTCCGCATCCACGTTTACGCCATCGAACAACGCTTCGACGTACGCCTTCGCGTCGAAGAAGTCGACGCTATGGTCGGACGGGCGGCCCCAACGGTCGGGGCGCCGGCCGCTGACCACGCCCGTGATGTGCTCGCGCTCGTCGGGTAACGCGTCGGCGCCCGGGTATGCGTCTACCTGCTCGGCACGTGATTCTGGGCGCTGATAGGTACGCGCCGCCTCGAAGATCGCGATCTCGCCCTTGTCGAACCGCAGGTTGGCTGCGAGCGTCTGCAACAGTGACGGCCGAAGCGTCGGACGCAGGTATTCGTGTTCAGCGCTGATCGGGTTCACCATTCGGTACGGCGGGTGGATCGCGAGGTCTTCCTTCGGTGTCAGTTTCGCGATGGCACCGAGCGTCGTGAGCGCATACGTGATGACTTCCTGCATCCCGGCCGCGGCGAGCACGTCCCGCGCGCGTTCGCGTAGGTCGCGAAGCGGCGTTTCAATCGGCGCCGGCAAGCTGCCAGCCAGCGGCTCGGCGGGGATCTCGTCATAGCCGATGATCCGTGCCACTTCCTCGACGACATCGTCAGCGATGTGCACGTCTGAGCGCCAGTACGGCACGCGCACCACGTATCGGTCGGGCGGCACCCAGCGCGCGGAAAACCCGAGCGATGTCAGGACGCTGCGCACTTTCGACGTCGGCGGGTCGATGCCAAGCACGGTCGCCAGCCGCGCGCGCGTCAGTTCGACGCGGATCTCCCGCGTCTTGCCGGGATAGGCATCGATATTCCCGACGCGGGCGCGCCCGCCGCAAACCTCGACGAGCAGCTTCGTCGCTCGCTTGGCTGCGACGAGCGCCAGTTCAGGCGCGAGGCCCTTCTCGAACCGCGCCGACGCTTCCGTGCGCACCTTCAAGGCGGCGCTGGTGCGTCGTATGTTCGGACCGGCGAAGTTTGCGACTTCCAGCAAGATGTTGGTAGTGCCCTCGGTGACTTCGCTGTCGATACCGCCGATGACGCCGGCAAGCGCCACGGGGCCGCGCTCGTCGGCAATCACCAGCATGTCCGCCGTCAGCGTGCGAGTTTCGCCGTCGAGCGTCGTGAATCGCTCGCCGGCATCTGCGCGCCGGACGATGATGTGGTGATTGGCGACGCGGTCGTAGTCGAACGCGTGCATCGGCTGCCCCAGCTCCAGCATCACGTAGTTGGTAACATCGACAACGCTGTTGATCGGCCGTTGGCCCACCGCTATCAGTCGCTCCTGCAGCCAGGCGGGCGACGGGCCGATCTTCACACCCTCGACGACCGTGGCGATGTAGCGACGGCACAGATCCGCGTCCGCGATGTCGACGGCGGCAGATCCCTTGATCGCACCGCCCTCGGCTTCGTACTCGAGCGAAGGCTCGCGCACGCTCTCGCCGGTGAGCGCGGCGACTTCTCGCGCGATGCCGACGACGGAAAGCCAGTCGGGGCGGTTCGAGGTCAACGACAGCTCGAATATCGTGTCGCCGATCACGTCGGCGAGTCGCTTGCCGAGCGGCGTATCCGGCGGCAATTCCAGGATGCCCTCGTGCGCGTCGGAGATGTTCAGCTCGTATTCGCTGAGCACCATGCCTGCGGACTCGACGCCGCGGATCTTCGCGGGTTTGAGCACGCCGGTTTTTCCGCTGTGCCCGTCGCGCACCTTCGCGCCAACCACGCCAAACGCGATTTTCTGGCCGACGGCGAGATTCGGCGCGCCGCACACCACGCGATGCGTCTCTTCGGCTCCGAGCGTGACCGTCGCGAGACGCAGGCGGTCGGCGTTCGGGTGCGGGTCCACCGCGAGCACGCTGCCAACGCGGATCTCGTCGCCCCAGTCGCCGCCGCTGCGCTCGATACGGTCGACCTCGATGCCGCCGATGGTCAGGCGTTCGGCCAGTTCCCCCGGCGACAACCGCAGGTCGACGTACTCGGCGAGCCAGTTGAGAGAAAGACGCATCGAACTCTTCTAGGCGAGCTGACGCAGCAAGCGCAGGTCGTTCTGGTACCAGTAGCGGATGTCATCGA
This is a stretch of genomic DNA from Dehalococcoidia bacterium. It encodes these proteins:
- the pheT gene encoding phenylalanine--tRNA ligase subunit beta, which encodes MRLSLNWLAEYVDLRLSPGELAERLTIGGIEVDRIERSGGDWGDEIRVGSVLAVDPHPNADRLRLATVTLGAEETHRVVCGAPNLAVGQKIAFGVVGAKVRDGHSGKTGVLKPAKIRGVESAGMVLSEYELNISDAHEGILELPPDTPLGKRLADVIGDTIFELSLTSNRPDWLSVVGIAREVAALTGESVREPSLEYEAEGGAIKGSAAVDIADADLCRRYIATVVEGVKIGPSPAWLQERLIAVGQRPINSVVDVTNYVMLELGQPMHAFDYDRVANHHIIVRRADAGERFTTLDGETRTLTADMLVIADERGPVALAGVIGGIDSEVTEGTTNILLEVANFAGPNIRRTSAALKVRTEASARFEKGLAPELALVAAKRATKLLVEVCGGRARVGNIDAYPGKTREIRVELTRARLATVLGIDPPTSKVRSVLTSLGFSARWVPPDRYVVRVPYWRSDVHIADDVVEEVARIIGYDEIPAEPLAGSLPAPIETPLRDLRERARDVLAAAGMQEVITYALTTLGAIAKLTPKEDLAIHPPYRMVNPISAEHEYLRPTLRPSLLQTLAANLRFDKGEIAIFEAARTYQRPESRAEQVDAYPGADALPDEREHITGVVSGRRPDRWGRPSDHSVDFFDAKAYVEALFDGVNVDAEYVPVTEYAMAPGRSAEVRVGGHRVGVLAQVHPDVAAGFDIQQDVYLFDIVLDDVLPFAGRRKRMQRISRFPAVEQDIALIVDEDVPAGAMQRVMESAQLVRSARIFDVYRGDQVPAGKKSVAFDLVYQSEDHTLTDDEVAKAQRKLLERLKREFGAELRG